In the genome of Candidatus Zixiibacteriota bacterium, one region contains:
- a CDS encoding protein-L-isoaspartate(D-aspartate) O-methyltransferase codes for MRVIMRVIIGLLVFFLSTTSGDDTNKGNPNDLNWDVPARKLMVSTQIESRDISDSLLLEVMRRVPRHLFVPKGHQTLAYNDHPLPIGDGQTISQPYIVALMTNLLELDSLDRVLEIGTGSGYQAAILAELVDTVYTIEIVEPLATRAAKLLDSLGYTNIVVRCGDGYRGWPEKEPFDAIIVTCAPPEIPSPLVEQLAEGGRMILPVGVNWQELVLLEKENGQLKKTKITPVRFVPMTGKGVNEDRK; via the coding sequence ATGAGGGTTATCATGCGCGTTATTATCGGACTATTGGTTTTCTTTCTCTCGACAACCTCTGGCGACGACACAAACAAGGGGAACCCCAACGATCTCAACTGGGATGTTCCAGCCAGGAAGCTTATGGTATCGACCCAGATTGAGTCCAGAGACATTTCCGATTCCCTGCTGTTGGAGGTCATGCGTCGTGTGCCAAGGCATCTCTTTGTGCCGAAAGGTCATCAGACCCTGGCTTACAACGACCATCCGTTGCCGATCGGTGACGGTCAGACAATCTCACAGCCCTACATCGTTGCCCTTATGACCAACCTGCTTGAGCTGGACAGCCTTGATCGTGTTCTTGAAATAGGCACCGGCTCCGGTTACCAGGCTGCGATTCTCGCGGAACTGGTTGATACCGTCTACACTATCGAAATTGTAGAACCGTTGGCCACGCGCGCGGCGAAACTACTGGACAGTCTTGGCTACACCAATATCGTAGTCCGATGTGGTGACGGTTACCGGGGATGGCCCGAGAAAGAGCCGTTCGACGCCATTATTGTCACTTGTGCGCCGCCGGAGATTCCCTCTCCGCTGGTTGAGCAGTTGGCCGAGGGCGGTCGCATGATTCTCCCGGTTGGGGTGAATTGGCAGGAACTGGTGCTACTGGAAAAGGAAAATGGCCAGCTCAAGAAAACCAAGATTACCCCGGTGCGCTTTGTTCCGATGACCGGCAAGGGGGTTAACGAAGATCGGAAATGA
- a CDS encoding SDR family oxidoreductase: MDLGLNGKRALVTGASAGLGKAAATALAQEGAIVTINSRDQEKLAQAASSVEEQTGQKPALAVGDLSNPEDVAKVIKTAGQVDILVSNTGGPPPGDFLVHSAEQWTEAGELLLHSAINLTRAVIGPMKEQGWGRLIYITSVAVLQPVDSLILSNAFRAGLTGFCKTISNTYAQYGITANTVCPGYTATERLQQLADKLAADAGSSPDDIMAGFGDATAVGRVGQPDELASLIAFLAGDRAAYITGTSIPVDGGLVKSLI, translated from the coding sequence ATGGACTTGGGATTGAATGGTAAACGGGCGCTGGTTACCGGCGCCTCGGCCGGGTTGGGCAAAGCGGCCGCGACGGCTCTGGCTCAAGAGGGAGCTATTGTTACTATTAATAGTCGCGATCAGGAAAAACTGGCACAGGCAGCCTCCTCAGTTGAAGAACAAACGGGGCAGAAGCCAGCCCTTGCGGTGGGTGATCTATCAAATCCGGAAGATGTAGCAAAAGTCATTAAGACCGCCGGTCAGGTTGATATTCTCGTATCTAATACGGGCGGTCCGCCACCGGGAGATTTCCTCGTTCATTCCGCTGAACAATGGACTGAGGCAGGGGAGTTGTTGCTGCACTCAGCGATCAATCTCACCCGTGCGGTTATCGGTCCCATGAAAGAACAGGGCTGGGGACGGTTGATCTATATTACGTCGGTGGCTGTGCTGCAGCCGGTGGACAGCTTGATATTATCAAACGCGTTTCGGGCTGGATTGACCGGGTTTTGCAAAACAATATCAAACACCTACGCCCAGTATGGTATTACCGCCAATACCGTCTGTCCGGGATATACGGCCACTGAGCGTCTACAGCAACTTGCGGATAAATTGGCTGCCGATGCCGGATCTTCGCCTGATGATATAATGGCGGGATTTGGCGATGCAACTGCGGTCGGAAGAGTTGGCCAACCGGATGAGCTTGCCTCACTGATTGCGTTTCTCGCCGGAGACCGGGCAGCGTATATCACTGGTACTTCGATTCCGGTCGATGGTGGACTGGTCAAGAGCCTGATTTGA
- a CDS encoding chemotaxis protein CheW — protein sequence MGTSISAEPGQSLGTKDSGELLQMVSFKIASEEFGVDILKVQEINRMVEITKVPQAPHYVEGVINLRGKVIPIVDLRKRFGLPDKEYDKDTRIVVVDISSNIMGMVVDSVAEVLRLPADTIEPAPEIAAGVNSEYIKGVAKLENRLLIFLDLSKVIDMSELAGMDA from the coding sequence ATGGGAACAAGTATTTCTGCAGAACCTGGTCAGTCACTGGGAACGAAGGATTCCGGAGAACTGCTACAGATGGTTTCGTTCAAGATTGCTTCCGAGGAGTTTGGTGTCGATATCCTGAAGGTACAGGAAATCAACAGAATGGTCGAGATTACGAAAGTTCCACAGGCTCCACACTATGTTGAGGGAGTTATTAACTTGCGTGGTAAGGTGATTCCGATTGTTGATTTACGTAAGCGATTTGGTCTTCCTGACAAAGAATACGATAAAGATACACGGATCGTAGTCGTGGATATTAGCAGCAACATTATGGGTATGGTCGTTGATTCCGTAGCTGAAGTGCTCCGTCTGCCGGCCGATACAATCGAACCAGCTCCGGAAATTGCCGCCGGTGTGAATTCTGAGTATATCAAGGGAGTCGCCAAGTTGGAGAATCGTCTTCTGATATTCCTTGATCTCTCAAAAGTAATTGATATGTCAGAACTTGCTGGTATGGACGCCTGA
- a CDS encoding aminopeptidase, producing the protein MKDRRNEILARQLIDYSVKLQKDEILYLEIKGKQTLELGKQIIRLATEKGAIPFWFYNDESLLRQWIRHANDDQFETQAALHLELMKRADAYIGLRGSDNPFDMADIPIKQLEKQNHIFYKPVHLEERVKRTRWVVLRYPNNAMAQLAETSQEAFEDFYFEVCCADYPKMSRAQDDLLALMEATDKVHIKGPGTDLTLSIKDIPIVKCDGLRNIPDGEVYTAPVRDSINGTITYNTPSLYQGNVYTGISFTFENGKIVKATCDGDDKKLNEILDTDEGARFIGEFAIGVNPFILHPMKDTLFDEKIAGSFHLTPGQCYDEAPNGNQSTIHWDLVLIQRKDYGGGEIFFDDKLIRKDGVFTDDKMEQDFSAANLKSDAF; encoded by the coding sequence ATGAAAGATAGACGTAACGAGATTCTCGCCCGCCAATTGATCGACTACTCGGTCAAGCTACAGAAAGATGAAATCCTCTACTTGGAAATCAAGGGCAAGCAAACGCTTGAATTAGGCAAGCAGATCATTCGTCTAGCCACCGAGAAAGGCGCAATTCCATTCTGGTTCTACAATGACGAATCGCTCTTGCGCCAATGGATTCGTCATGCCAATGATGATCAGTTCGAAACCCAGGCGGCCTTGCATCTGGAATTAATGAAACGCGCTGACGCCTACATCGGTTTGCGCGGATCGGACAATCCTTTTGATATGGCCGACATCCCGATCAAGCAACTGGAGAAGCAGAACCACATCTTCTATAAACCTGTCCATCTGGAAGAACGAGTTAAGCGCACCCGTTGGGTTGTTCTTCGCTATCCCAACAACGCGATGGCGCAATTGGCCGAGACATCCCAGGAAGCGTTCGAGGATTTCTATTTCGAAGTCTGCTGCGCTGACTATCCCAAAATGTCAAGGGCACAGGATGACCTGCTGGCCCTGATGGAAGCGACCGACAAAGTTCATATCAAAGGACCCGGTACCGACCTGACTCTCTCGATCAAAGATATCCCGATTGTCAAATGTGACGGTCTTCGGAATATCCCTGACGGTGAAGTTTATACTGCCCCGGTGCGGGATTCCATCAATGGTACTATTACTTATAATACCCCGTCGCTATATCAGGGCAACGTGTATACTGGGATTTCGTTCACTTTCGAGAACGGCAAGATCGTCAAGGCCACTTGTGACGGCGACGACAAAAAGCTCAATGAGATTCTCGATACCGATGAGGGCGCCCGTTTCATCGGCGAATTCGCTATCGGTGTCAATCCGTTCATCTTGCATCCAATGAAAGACACGCTCTTTGATGAGAAGATCGCCGGTTCGTTCCATCTAACCCCCGGCCAGTGTTACGATGAAGCTCCCAATGGCAACCAGTCGACTATCCATTGGGACCTGGTTCTCATTCAACGCAAAGACTATGGCGGTGGCGAGATTTTCTTTGACGACAAACTGATCCGTAAAGACGGCGTGTTCACCGACGATAAAATGGAGCAGGATTTCTCTGCGGCGAATCTGAAATCAGACGCATTTTGA
- a CDS encoding DMT family transporter has protein sequence MSNTAPEKSEATTSGALVVGVLLGQQLLGALTFPIAKFGLDLIEPFTFAFYRFVLSSVVLLGIVRWRKAGIPIERSDYIKIIGLGFLIIPFNQVAYLYGQRLTAAGHGALLFATVPIWVFIAALIHLKEKFVLRRAIGVAIGLIGVSVVVSTGAIELGTEYLLGDLIILGAVIAWAYYSVWGKPLVEKYGALRVTAYALASGSALYFPFGLYRATIFDYTAVSIGAWLSVVYVALGVSVAAYVMWYWVLARREASSVAVYHNIQPVIAAVVAYVFLAEPIGWPFVIGGVVVLAGVVITES, from the coding sequence ATGAGCAATACAGCACCAGAAAAGTCAGAGGCTACCACATCGGGCGCTCTGGTCGTTGGTGTTCTGCTAGGGCAGCAACTACTCGGAGCGCTGACGTTTCCAATTGCTAAATTCGGCCTGGACTTAATCGAACCCTTTACATTTGCCTTCTATCGCTTTGTACTGTCGTCAGTTGTATTGTTGGGTATCGTTCGATGGCGGAAGGCCGGTATTCCGATAGAGCGCAGTGATTACATCAAGATTATTGGTCTTGGGTTCTTGATTATTCCGTTTAATCAGGTTGCTTATCTGTATGGACAGAGGCTTACTGCCGCCGGGCATGGGGCATTGCTTTTTGCAACGGTGCCGATTTGGGTGTTCATCGCGGCACTGATTCATCTCAAGGAGAAGTTCGTGTTACGCCGGGCAATCGGAGTTGCCATAGGTCTGATTGGTGTTTCCGTAGTGGTATCGACTGGCGCTATTGAGTTGGGAACCGAGTATCTTCTGGGAGATCTCATTATCCTCGGAGCGGTGATTGCCTGGGCATACTATTCCGTATGGGGGAAGCCACTGGTGGAAAAATACGGCGCTCTTCGTGTTACAGCTTATGCTTTGGCCTCCGGGTCGGCTCTGTATTTTCCATTTGGGCTGTATCGGGCAACTATCTTCGACTACACTGCAGTATCGATCGGGGCCTGGCTGTCGGTAGTGTACGTGGCCCTGGGTGTATCAGTAGCGGCGTATGTGATGTGGTACTGGGTTTTGGCGAGGAGAGAGGCTTCAAGTGTCGCGGTTTATCACAATATCCAACCGGTGATTGCTGCGGTGGTAGCTTACGTCTTTCTGGCCGAACCGATCGGCTGGCCATTCGTAATTGGCGGTGTGGTTGTTCTAGCCGGTGTCGTTATTACTGAGTCTTAG
- a CDS encoding class I SAM-dependent methyltransferase: MKIFHPRGRAIELALNKLKQDGVVHPEAQFNYEAEDGLRREVTYRDDDLQYRLGRSPAEVEVVDTALEMLISMKLVSTDAGYNKQSFDSLRFAVKKEFKGSWTSITPVMERLLYMLTAVKRPKRLVELGSFWGNTLAWFAGPCVGRNREYQAERIYGIDIDMKMTELAKENFARLEKTESVELIGEDAAVTLERIDAPIDFLYLEAKDENCNSGYLEFLQQVYDKLPEGSWVIAHDTTAYDHQDDLREYLVWVRDVRNFSESISFDVDRFGLELSIK; this comes from the coding sequence ATGAAGATATTTCACCCGCGAGGAAGAGCAATCGAACTAGCTCTGAACAAGCTGAAACAGGATGGTGTTGTACACCCGGAAGCCCAGTTCAATTACGAAGCTGAGGACGGTTTAAGGCGAGAAGTGACCTATCGTGACGACGACCTGCAATATCGGCTGGGTAGATCTCCGGCGGAAGTAGAGGTAGTAGATACTGCCCTTGAGATGCTCATATCGATGAAGCTTGTGTCTACCGATGCCGGCTACAACAAGCAGAGCTTCGACAGCCTTAGGTTTGCAGTGAAAAAGGAATTCAAGGGTTCGTGGACAAGCATTACGCCTGTGATGGAACGCTTGCTGTATATGCTGACTGCGGTCAAGAGACCTAAGCGACTTGTTGAGCTTGGCAGTTTCTGGGGCAATACGCTGGCCTGGTTTGCGGGTCCCTGTGTTGGACGTAACAGGGAGTACCAGGCAGAGAGAATCTATGGCATAGACATTGATATGAAAATGACAGAACTGGCGAAAGAGAACTTCGCCCGATTGGAGAAAACTGAGTCAGTAGAGTTGATTGGCGAGGATGCCGCTGTCACATTGGAAAGAATCGACGCTCCGATAGATTTTCTGTATCTGGAAGCAAAGGATGAGAACTGCAACAGCGGTTACCTCGAGTTCCTTCAGCAGGTTTATGACAAGCTACCCGAAGGATCGTGGGTGATCGCGCACGATACGACAGCTTATGATCATCAGGATGATCTGCGAGAATACCTGGTCTGGGTGCGGGATGTACGCAATTTCTCAGAGAGCATTTCATTCGATGTCGACCGCTTCGGCCTGGAGCTATCCATCAAGTAG
- a CDS encoding dipeptidase, producing MTPFAYLKKTEKQRSKDLFTFLKFPSVSAKSEHKKDVAACARWLNDHLKGIGFKSRVVKTAGHPIVYAEYMVDKKLPTVLYYGHYDVQPPEPLELWKSPPFKPEVRAGYIYARGATDDKGQTFAQIKGLEAVIKTTGTLPINVKFVVEGEEETHSVNLPKFIRQNKKLLKSDIVVVSDTAQFNKQLPAVTYGLRGIASVEVFVYGPNRDVHSGSFGGAIANPVNILCSMVGQLHDKNGRVTIPGFYKNVKALTKWERTQFRKLPYKEKDYKKSLGIGAIHGEKGYTTYERQWARPTCDVNGITGGYQGEGAKTIIPSMASCKITMRLVPNMDPKDVCNKIERFLQKIAPKSVRVKVDKHGGAKGVVVPTDGPWLEASARAIKAGFGKAPVFMREGGSIPIVVDFKEVLGLDTLLIGFGQNDDNIHSPNERFRIADFERGCKTSAVLPVELAKVDK from the coding sequence ATGACGCCGTTCGCCTACCTGAAGAAAACTGAGAAGCAACGCAGCAAAGACCTCTTCACATTTCTGAAATTCCCCTCCGTCTCTGCCAAGTCCGAACACAAAAAAGACGTAGCGGCGTGTGCTCGTTGGCTCAACGATCACTTGAAGGGTATTGGATTCAAATCCCGCGTCGTCAAGACAGCTGGACATCCAATAGTCTATGCCGAGTACATGGTCGACAAGAAACTTCCGACCGTGCTCTACTATGGTCACTATGATGTCCAGCCACCAGAGCCGCTTGAGCTATGGAAATCACCGCCATTCAAACCGGAAGTCAGAGCCGGGTACATTTATGCTCGTGGTGCTACCGACGACAAAGGACAGACGTTTGCCCAGATTAAGGGTCTTGAAGCTGTGATCAAGACGACCGGGACGCTTCCCATCAACGTCAAATTCGTTGTTGAAGGAGAGGAAGAAACACACTCGGTCAACCTCCCGAAGTTTATTCGCCAGAACAAGAAGCTGCTTAAAAGCGATATCGTGGTTGTATCCGACACTGCCCAGTTCAACAAACAGCTACCGGCCGTAACTTACGGTTTGCGCGGGATTGCATCAGTTGAAGTATTCGTATATGGTCCCAATCGCGACGTACACTCTGGATCATTCGGCGGTGCCATTGCCAATCCAGTGAATATTCTTTGCTCGATGGTTGGTCAGCTCCATGACAAGAATGGTCGAGTGACTATACCTGGTTTTTACAAAAATGTGAAAGCTCTGACCAAATGGGAACGTACTCAGTTCCGCAAACTGCCCTATAAGGAAAAGGACTACAAGAAGTCGCTAGGTATCGGGGCGATTCATGGTGAAAAAGGCTACACGACTTATGAGCGTCAGTGGGCACGTCCTACTTGCGATGTCAACGGAATAACCGGCGGATATCAGGGTGAAGGTGCCAAGACGATCATACCGTCAATGGCGTCCTGCAAGATTACGATGCGTCTGGTGCCGAACATGGACCCTAAGGACGTTTGCAACAAGATCGAGAGATTCCTGCAGAAGATCGCTCCCAAATCGGTCAGAGTCAAAGTTGACAAGCATGGCGGCGCCAAGGGTGTTGTTGTGCCTACCGATGGTCCCTGGCTGGAAGCATCAGCACGGGCTATCAAGGCCGGTTTCGGCAAAGCTCCGGTATTTATGCGTGAGGGAGGTTCGATCCCGATCGTTGTCGATTTTAAGGAAGTCCTTGGTTTGGATACCCTGCTGATCGGGTTTGGTCAGAACGATGACAACATCCATTCACCGAACGAACGTTTCCGAATCGCCGACTTCGAGCGCGGTTGCAAGACATCGGCCGTGCTGCCGGTGGAACTCGCAAAAGTGGACAAGTAG
- a CDS encoding SpoIIE family protein phosphatase produces MLKLIGSDGRKLYSWELEPGEYLVGRTPEFDYYISDRTISRKHARITVSSSGDSVELEDLGSHNGTAVNGARVVEPVKLKIGDTVLFGQVEFRVSGKGEPTATAVGPTTKLAEYEPEKSVFLDIAEALKPLPSKISEKPEVLPTLLEMARMLVLPEPREIMLQKSLQLVSKVIDSERLAILFLQPDSDEVYTGAAHLTSGKDLGQFRLSRTIINEILANPQVILIGDPKHDPRFAEQHSIIMSDMTSAMAVPLLDEDKVHGILYADTSNPIHHYDDESMRLLATFGHLIGSRLQNYQLLEERQEREVLDAELRRASNIQKTLVPQSVPDIAGYTVHAFQEQCRAVGGDLYDLIVLPNGELLFMVADVSGKGMGAALLMSNILASFRILYDQPEFDLCRAVKLVSNQLRKHSASEDFATLFVGLLNPVKNEVRYVNAGHNPPMLIRSDGSMELLDATGIIIGIMDSVEWTEQKTTMDESDFIVVFTDGVTEAECGDEQYGEGCLEDSLHASRHLSAVEIGDRLIEDVLSFIKDTPRCDDITLTIVQRNKSC; encoded by the coding sequence ATGCTGAAACTTATTGGTAGTGATGGTCGCAAATTGTATTCTTGGGAATTGGAACCGGGAGAGTATTTGGTGGGACGAACTCCGGAGTTTGATTACTACATATCTGATCGGACCATTTCCAGAAAACATGCCAGGATTACTGTGAGTTCAAGTGGCGATAGTGTCGAGCTTGAAGACCTTGGCAGTCACAATGGAACTGCCGTAAATGGAGCCAGAGTCGTCGAGCCGGTGAAACTCAAAATTGGGGATACAGTACTCTTCGGTCAGGTAGAGTTCCGTGTGTCTGGAAAGGGCGAACCGACCGCAACCGCTGTCGGACCGACCACCAAACTGGCCGAGTACGAACCGGAGAAATCGGTTTTCCTGGACATTGCCGAAGCTCTCAAGCCTTTGCCATCTAAGATATCTGAGAAGCCGGAGGTTCTGCCTACACTTTTAGAAATGGCTCGAATGCTTGTGTTGCCGGAACCACGTGAAATCATGTTACAAAAATCCCTACAACTGGTCTCCAAGGTGATTGACTCGGAACGTCTGGCTATTTTATTTCTGCAGCCTGATAGTGATGAAGTTTACACAGGAGCTGCTCATCTTACGAGCGGCAAGGACCTCGGACAGTTTCGTCTCTCGCGTACGATCATCAATGAGATTCTCGCCAATCCACAGGTCATTCTCATTGGTGATCCAAAACATGACCCGCGCTTTGCTGAGCAGCACTCAATTATTATGTCCGATATGACCTCGGCTATGGCCGTGCCACTCCTCGACGAGGACAAAGTTCACGGTATTTTGTACGCTGATACGTCCAATCCGATCCATCATTATGACGACGAGTCTATGCGATTGCTGGCTACCTTTGGCCACCTCATCGGGTCCCGACTTCAGAATTACCAGTTGCTTGAAGAACGCCAAGAAAGGGAGGTGCTCGACGCCGAGCTCAGGCGTGCATCAAATATCCAGAAGACCCTGGTTCCGCAATCGGTGCCGGACATCGCCGGTTACACCGTGCACGCTTTTCAGGAACAGTGTCGGGCCGTCGGTGGTGACCTTTATGATCTCATTGTTCTGCCAAATGGTGAACTGCTGTTTATGGTTGCGGATGTGAGCGGCAAAGGAATGGGGGCCGCCTTGTTGATGTCCAATATTCTTGCTTCGTTTCGCATTCTCTATGATCAGCCCGAATTTGATCTGTGTCGAGCAGTCAAGTTGGTATCAAATCAGTTGCGCAAACATAGTGCGTCGGAGGATTTCGCTACGCTATTCGTCGGATTGTTGAATCCGGTGAAGAACGAAGTCCGCTACGTCAATGCCGGACACAATCCTCCTATGTTGATTCGCTCTGATGGAAGTATGGAATTGCTTGATGCCACTGGGATTATAATAGGAATTATGGATTCTGTTGAATGGACCGAACAGAAGACAACCATGGACGAAAGTGACTTCATCGTGGTTTTCACCGATGGGGTCACGGAAGCGGAATGCGGCGACGAACAGTATGGGGAAGGGTGCCTTGAGGACAGTTTACACGCAAGTCGACATCTTTCTGCCGTAGAAATTGGGGATAGATTGATTGAGGACGTTTTGTCCTTTATAAAGGATACACCTCGGTGCGATGATATCACGTTGACAATTGTGCAAAGGAACAAGTCATGTTAG